aaactaaactttTTAACCAGATTGCGCCAGCTTCCCCTtctccttacacacagtggagcattttggatataaacataactttgtgctcgtgcagcactgtttgatctccgcggtgtttaatataaaatgctcccctgCCTTacaggactttcttcctcagtcacgtgacaaTTTCGTCTCCGTCTGATtaggactgaggtcatgttggggaaaaaaggtaacgctgacataaacagtaaactaaaGAAATCCATTGtcagtgactctgggtatccgctaaagctagcggcgtcacattacgtgcgtatgatCATGCGCTGTTGACTAGGAAGcagcttatacttccagttagtaatAAAAAACCGCTAGCTTTCGAGACCTTTCtgaaatccacacactagacggtagagtatactgtgcatagtgtaagtgtacacacaactttagtatttactccaaagcgtgttttcggaacagaagtcaCGTAACAAGTAAATCTCCCACGTGCCgcacacagaccaactaatccataatgagattcagtgacaatgattttcataatcaattattatcgattagttgttgcaacTCGCTCTGAATCAGCTCTCACTCGCTCTGAATCAGCTCTCACTCGCTCTGAATCAGCTCTCACTCGCTCTGAATCAGCTCTCACTCGCTCTGAATCAGCTCTCACTCGCTCTGAATCAGCTCTCACTCGCTCTGAATCAGCTCTCACTCGCTCTGAATCAGCTCTCACTCGCTCTGAATCAGCTCTCACTCGCTCTGAATCAACTCTACATCACTGTACAGACAGACTGATATGGATGAACAGACTTACTTTTGTATCTGAGCACATATACtgtaatagatagatagatagatagatagataatttattggtcctcaaagaggaaatttgtttccaccgtGGGTgcgtagaaaaacaaaaacataacatcatacatataaaccatcataaacaatcacaggcatagaggggagaagggaacaaaaagaaaaacatcaggatcatcaTACCACAGATGCATCTGGCATCACAATGGCTGAGTACCAATGTGTATAATGCTCGTATAGCCATAGGAACAAAACTCCTACCATAGCTGGCCTTTCTGCACATGGGTAGTCTGTACCTGCGGCCAGAAGGAAGGgggttgaaatattgataaagtgggTGGTTTGGATCATTTTAAGATTTTATGTGCCTTCCGGAGTGTATATGAACTGACACAGTCTGATAAATTGGGGGTGGGAATACCAATAATTTTTCTTGGTAAATTAGTTATTTTCAAGAGTTTGTTCTTATTGGTTACTGTtagcatatggaaaaaaaacaaattgcacCATATGTAAGAACCGGTTCAATCATACTTTggtacagaagaagaagcagactaGGCTGtacagacagatatttaagtTTACGAATAACTGTAAGTCTCTGTTGACAGCACTTGTAAATACCTAGCGTGTGCTGATTGAAGTTGAGATGTTTATCCGATGTAATGCCCAGATATCTGAAATGCTCCACCCTTTCAACCATCTCTCATTAATGGTAATACTGGAAGGATGGGTCAGTGTTTTGTAAGAGCTACAAACCAGTTCGTTAGTTTTTTCgatattaaggtggagaaagtTATCATCACGCCACGTACTAAAATGTGCTAGGAGCATTGATAgtccaaaaaaaatcattgtccTTATTAAGCAATGCAAGAATGGCAGTATTGTTTGCATATTTAAAGTAATGAGTGGTGGTGACTGGACTCTGACAGTCATTTGTATAGAGAAGTGGACTAAGTACACACCACTGAGGGGCGCCAGTGTTGCGAACAATAATGGGTGATAATGCATTGTCcacctttaccacttgtggtcTATTAGAAAGGAAATGATAAACCCAGTGTTCTAGTGGTGAGCGTATATGAGTATACTGAGTTAAAGGCGGAGCTAAAGGAGACAATCCAAAAAGGGTGAAACATATGGAAGCATAATGTTTTGAACCATTTtctcaaagcatttcattatGATTGAAGTTAATGATACTGGCCTGTAGTGATTTAACTCTGTTGGGTGAGGTTTTTTGGGAACAGGAATAACAACTGatgttttccatgtgactggtaTTGTTGAAGTACAAAGTAAttgaagaaaaagagaataaagaatGGGGGTTAGTTCCAGAGTGCAGATTTTCAAGACCTGACCTGGAATTCCATCTGGCCTGGGAGCCTTATTCAGTTTACACTTAATAAGCTGGAAATATACATCCTGCTTAGTTAGAAGGGGCTCATAATCCAGCTCTTGAGAAGGCAAAGAATCCAAAAGGCTATCACACTCTGCTGAAAAATCAGAGGTATCAAAACGGGCATAGAAATTATTAAGATTAGCAGCAAAGGTGGTGGGATCTGGTACGGAGACAGTCTGTTTAATGGCTTGTCGAGTAAGAGACCTGACTCGCTGAAAAGACTGTTTGATGTTCGTATTTGCAAAGTCCTACtccaatttgtttttatacttctttttagccttaaatatttctgttttgatGTCCTGGTGTATGATTTTAAAACCAGCAAAGTCCTTTTGCTTAAAGGCAAGTTTTCTCTTTTGGAAAAGAGATTTTAGAGATGAGTTGATCCAAGGATTTGAATTTGGGTATGTTCTGGTAGTTGTTACCGGTATCAAGGAATCAATACAGAATTTAATGTAATCAGTAATAACTGAAGTCTGCTCATCAAGCTGTCCCTCAAAGACTTCCCAGTCTGTACACGCAAAGCAGCCTTGAAGGCATGCAATAGCATCCTCTGACCGTTGAGGGACGCTGTGTATTACTGGCCTGCGTTGTTTCAGCCTTTGTTTGTAAACAGGAATAAATGGATTACATTATGATCCGCTAATCCTAGCGGTGAGAGAGCTCTAGCTTTAAAGGTTTCCGGGATATTACTGTAACATGAATCTAGTTTTATTAAATCTTGTTGGTACATCTACATATTGATTGAAGGCTGGCTGTGCGTAATCAAGCCGACAGCTGTTGAAGTCACCAAGAAGTAGTACTGGATCATCCGGGTATTTGCTGAGAATAGTCTGTGTATTATGCGCTATCTGCTCAGCCACTGCCTTGACATTAGCGCTTGGTGGAACATAAAAACAGCTAAGCACAACAGTCGAGAACTCCCTGGGGAGGTAAAAGGCACGGGTGGACAGGGGAGTAGCTCCAGGTCCGGATTACAAGATTTCCTGTGTACTTTGATGTTAGTACACCACCGCAAGTTGATGTACATACACACCACCTTTGCGCTCTTTCCCTGAATTACTGGTTCTGTCTGCCCGAAAGATCTCAAAACCGTCCAGGTTAACCTCGGTATCCAGCCAGGACTCCGTCAGACATTTTGCATGCAATAagtccattttgtttttcaatgacCGAACGTTTGAAAGGACGATTGAGGGTAGTGGAGGTTTAAAAGGACGCCTTCTAAGTCTGCAACACACCCCTCCTCGCCTTCCTCTTTAAGCcagttgttaatgttatgtccAGCGGAATGACAATTGATGGGTTCAGTTGGCAGTGGATAGAGTTACGACGGAGTAGAAGTTCCTCCCTTGATTAGGCTAGTCCATTCCCCGCTCTGACATCATTTAATTGAATACTCCAAGAAGTGCAGTAACACAATCCATGTAATTATAGAAAGAATCCAAATCCAACTTGTCCAATTCCCCATGATGTTTCAGCCGTAAACAAACGTACACACAACGCACCAACCGTGCAGTCGCAGCTAATGCATACGCCAAGTCACCAGTGTGTGTACactaatgtttgtgtgtgtgtgtacaggagcAGCAGGATTACTGGTATAAGCAGCACCTCCAAAACCTTCTGCAGTTGAAGAATGAGAAGGCAAAGCAGGGTAGCAGTGACGCGGCCTCACAAGGAAACACCGACATGCCACCAGTCCCGCCCCCGCCCAATGAAGCCCCACCCCCTCCACCACCTACAGAAGAgcctcctccccctcccccacctgACGACAAGGTAATCATCAACAGGATTTAGCTTAAATACATCAGATCACTTCTGTTGCACTGTGCTGACAtaagacctgtgtgtgtgtgtgtgtgtgtgtgtgtgtgtgtgtgtgtgtgtgtgtctcagccCAGCATGGTGGAGTCTGCAGACCCGGCGGAGGCAGCAAGGTTACAGCAGTTGCAGGCAGCAGCAGCTCAGTGGCAGCAGGTTCAGTACCACAGAGCAGGGTACCAGTACCAGGCCCTAatgcaggaacacacacaactCCAGCAGATTCTCCATCGGTACCAACAAGTCATCCAGCAACCTGCACATATACAGGTACACAcccagacatacacacacacacaagtacatgTATGTATCACCTTGTACGCCACGAGCGGCACCTTTTAAAgtaatttatgtattttttcctTCTGATATTCAGTCTATGCCTGTAGACATGCAATTGCAGCACTATGagatgcagcagcagcagtttgCTCCAGTGCTGCAGGACTGGGATAGACACTTTAAGCTCTGGCTGGACCAGTTCCAGGCGTATCCCCACAAAGACCAGTTACAGGAGTATGAAGGTCAGTGGAGACAGTGGCAGGAGCAAATGAACTCCACTTCAGCACATCTAAACGAGCGAGTGACCACACTGAGGGGTATGAAACAGCCGTATGGAACTGGTGACTCTTACGGAGGTATGGTGGGACCGTATGGACAGcctcctcctcctgcaccaGACATGGGCTCCTCTATGGCACCAAACAGTAGGGATCTTTCCTCAGGCCCTCCTCAGGGCACACATCCAACCAATCTTCCAGGAACAAATGCTGTGGAATTGGGTCCACCTCCAGGATTAGAGGGTCCTGTTGGTCCACCCGGAACAGGGGCAAGACAGCCTGGTCCTCATGGAAGGTTTGAAGGCCCAAGAGGTCCAAGGTAAAGCATACATTTCCTAGTTCTCCCTGAATATGGAATTCTTTTAAAATGTGGGGGCTCAGTTGTTAAAACTTAtggctactgattggaaggttcaGAGTTCTAATCCCACCACTAGTGCTGTTGGGCCATTGAGCAAGACCTTAAACCACTTAGTTGTATCCTGTCTCAAGTGTAAGTCAAGTTTGACTAAAAACACTCCAAGGAAATAAGTACATGTCaaacagttttttattttcctgaTTTTAAGTGTATGTTTTGTAGGTTTGAAGGTCCTAGAGGTCCGAGATTCGAACCACCATCACAACAACGATTTAGTGGACCGCCCAGATTTGATGTTGGTCAGCGCTTTGGCATGCCTCCCCGAGGTAATCAGATTCGATTAGGACCTCCAGGTAGATTTGAGAATCCTCTGAGGCAGAGTCTACCTTCTCGCTTTGAGAGACCTCCTGGACCACACCTGGGTCCACCCACAGGCCCACCTCCACTGTCTGGTGGAGGTCCTCCACCAGGACCCGGTTTGTCACAAGATAAGCCTGTTCCTGTAATTCAGACTAATTCGCAGCTGGGTAAACCTGATTCTTCTCAGGGTTCTGTACCTCAGAGTGTGACCACAGGCAAGAATGAAAACCGAACCCCTCAACCTGAAACGGAACAAAAGTCCATGTCAGATGATGTAATAGATTCAGAAGATGGTTTCTTTGTTCAAAGTGATCCTATTCCTCAGTCTCAGGCTGACAAAGGCAAGAAGGCTGAGACAGTCAGACAGGCTGCTAAGGAGGAGGAATCAAAAAATGATACCTCCAAAACAACTGCATCAACCTCCTTATCCACATTTGTCCCACCAACGCAAACCCCAAGTACTGGCAATAAAACCCCAGAAGCACCAAAAAATATCAGTGCATCACAACAACGACCACAGCCTCAACAAATCCCATTCCAACCTGACATGCCCAAGGAACCTCCTGGTAAACCACAAGTGATGAATCAGAGTGGCCCTCCACGTGCTCTCCGTGGCCGGGGGAGGGGTCAAGGTCCTTTACCGTTGCGAGGAAGAGGACGTGGTCGAGGACAAATGGGCAGACCTATGGGTCCTCCATCTATGTCAGATCCCAATTATCATGTGGAAGATGCTCCATATGACCAGCAACCACCAATGGAAGAGGATTTTGGTTGGGGGGACCATTCTCAAGAACCACATGAAATGATTGATGACCAAGAAGCTCATGAGATTTGGCAGCCAGAAGAGCATCACTTCCAGAAAGAATATTATGAAGAGACTGAAGAGCGAGCACCACCTAGAGGTCGAATGGATCCTCCAGAGGGACCGCAGGAACACTGGGAAGAGGAACAATCGGAGTATTGGGAGGAGGGAGATCCATACTGGGCAGAGAGAAGACCTCCAATGATCCGCCATAGACCTTCTTTTGCTCCTGAAGGACCTAGGCGGCCTCCTTTCCAACCACGCTTTATGCACCATGGTCCACGACGTCCTCCACCACCACTGGATATGGAACGTGACCCACATGGCCCTCCTCCTCACATGGGGCCTCGCTTCCGACGTGGCGGTCCAGGTCCCTGGGGGCCACCACCACGCCATGACATAAGACGGCCCCCTCCACCACCTCATGAATTGTTGGAGCGGGAATCACCTGGGTACCATGAAGAAATGGACAGAGAGCCTGGTTGGCCTCATGCACATAGCCGAGAACCAAGGCACCTTCCTTTACCCCCTCATGAAATGATAGAGAGGAATATGAGAAGGCCGCCCATGCGACCACATCCGATGGCAAGGGATAGGTGGAGAAGACCTCCACATGAAGATCCTCAGGGAGCATATGAGCAAGAATATGGCACAGAGTTTGGCCATGAGGATGATGGGTATGGAAGACCTCCATCTGATTTCCGTCACCGGGATTACAGGGAAGACGAAGAATTTTACCAATCGAGAGAGGAGTGGAGACGAGAACATCCAGATTGTGGTTTTCCTCTACATCCACCACGTAGGCCACCACCAGATCACCTCAGAGATGATCCCTGGAGGGAGGAAAGGGACGGACCATTCTCGTACGAGAACGAAGATCGAATTAGGGCAGAACGAAGTGGACCTGGTTATGCTGACGGAACTCTGTATAGGGAGAGAGATCAGGAACCTCCCTTCCATTCTCGTCCTGATTGGGAAAGACCTCCACCACCTCCACTGCCAGAGAGAGTGTACCCAGGTCCCACTGAAGAAACTCGACCTCTTTATGATCGGAACCCAGAACATCCCATAGCACCACAGAGCGGTGTTCCAGAAGCTCCACTTGATCAGATGTCACCAGGTGGAACCAAAACTGTTCTTGCACTTTCTCAAAGGCAGCATGAGATCATCCTCAAAGCTGCTCAGGAGCTGAAGATGATAAGGTAGATGGATACAGGAGCTGAGTGCACATTACCATGTTCTACTGATTTGGTGGGATTGATAGTATTACTGTTCTTATTTCTGAAAAATAGAGAGCTGCAAGAGAGTAAAAAGGTTCTGGGAGATGCTCCTAATCTGGAGTCTACTGGACTTCCACCTGAAATTCCTGCTGGTCTCCTTGGTCTTGAAATTCCACCTGAGGTCAAAACTGCCCTTCAGGTATATCCTTGATTTAATTCATGTTTATAAATAGCTTCAGAATGCATAATTGCCTATGCAAAAGGTTACTAGTGTTTTGTCTGAACCTGGACAGGACGTTTCCGGTAGACTCTTGGAATCTGGAATGCACCAACCAAACCAAGTTTCAGATTTCCTCCATACAGCATCAGCACCACCTCCTAAACCCACCTTCATTGCTAAAACAGTGGATTACGGTCATGGTCATGGTAAGCTCATTTTAGCATACTGAATATTTTAGATTTCGTTTTGGGGAAACCTTATGGAATTTCCCGTGAACAGATGTGGGGGCCAAGGTGGAAAGGATCTCCTACGGGGAGAGGATAGTACTGAGGCCTGATCCACTGCCATCTGATCGACCGTATGAGAAAGGttggttcattttgtttttctttgtttataaCTGGTGTGTTAATgctaataaatgttaatatgtAATTTATACTTTCCTCCTAATAGAACTGCTTGGACGTCGTGATCCATACTACGATAGAAGAGGAGATCCCTTCGGGGATCAGCGGGAGTATGGAAGAGATCGGGAAAGAGAAATCTTCAGAGACAGGCCGCCCTTGGATTACGATAGGGATCGACTTGAAAGAGAGCGCTACTCCAGAGACGAGAGGTGGGAATCCCTTTGCATGCGTTTCTATACTCGTCCGCTTTCAGTTTTCTCTATTTTTGTCTGTGGTATTAATTTTCATTGTCCCTTTCACCTTTCTTTAGGCCACCCCCAGGCCCACCTCGCCCTGCTTACCGGGAACGAGAGAGGGATGTAAGAGAGCACTCGAGTCGCTCCAGCCGGGATCGGGAGCCGTATAACCGCCCAGGCTATGAACGATCATCATATGAAAGAAGTCTTGAGCGCTATGATCATGGGGCTTCAAGTTATGGAAGTGAGTTCAGGAGGATTTGTTTATAATCTgtaaaaacaggaagtgaactaAGCAACTGAGACATATGCTGTTTGTTCTTAGGTGACAGGAGGAGTTACCCTGATGAACCTCCACCTCCCTCTGTTCCCCAACGTTTGGAGAAGAAACCCGAGACCAAGAACGTTGATGATATTCTGAAACCACCTGGACGAGCGAATCGTCCTGATAGGGTACAGAACCTCACTGTTATAAATGATcagtttataaatgtaaaatttatatccATAATTAATTTATTGCTGTAATGCTGTTTTCTgataatgtccattgttaaaagctctattcaaataaaatgcagtagaatttaattgaattaaatctACCTGCATCTGCATCAGGTCCGATCACTTACTGTAtccaaacatttgtttattttatttactttcagaTTGTGGTAATAATGCGAGGGTTACCGGGAAGTGGGAAGAGCCATCTGGCAAAGCTCATCCGGgtgagatcacacacacctacacacacctacgcTGTGATAGTGCCCCGCTACCTGGTGATGTTTTGTTAGACTGACTGGGTGTCTGTTCCAGGATAAGGAGGTGGAGTTTGGAGGAGCTCCACCCAGAGTGCTCGGCCTCGATGACTATTTCATGACTGAAGtggagaaagaagagaaagacccTGATACTGGCAAACGTATTAAAACCAAGGTTGGGATTTGAACATACAATGACAATGGCAGTGTGTAAACCTGAAGGTGGTGTTAACACCGTCCCTGTTCCCTtcctgtacaaacacacacacacctgtgatcAGGTGGTAACTCGGGCATGAAGAGTGTTAGCTGATCATCTAAACGATGTTCTAGGTCCTTGAGTACGAATATGAGCCAGAGATGGAGGACACCTACAGGAACAGCATGCTGAAGACCTTCAGGAAGACTCTGGATGATGGCTTCTTCCCCTTCATCATCCTTGATGCCATCAATGAGAAAGTGAAGTACTTTGACCAGTTCTGGAGTGCAGCCAAGACCAAAGGGTTCGAGGTGAGTTGTCTATCACTCAGTGAGTATGTACACAGCTGTCTGTCTCAGGCTCTATCTCACTGCAATACCTGTCCCCTGTCCCACAGGTGTACGTGGCCGAAGTCTCCGCTGACCATCAGACCTGTGCCAAGAGGAACATCCACGGACGCAAGCTGAAGGACATCACAAAGGTCTTTATTTACTCTTTACATAGCTTGTACTGTTGGGAGGAAGTCTGGAAGGGAATTGTGGGAATATGGCTGCAATCAAGATCTGGAAATTTGGTCATATAAAGGAGATAAGTAGGGAGTCGAGAGGTAaccagggctctacagtgcaaccatttgtgaaaagtactttgtgcgattGTGAAAAAATataccggtgcgagtgacctgtttgAAGTTATATAAtgcaatcagaataaaaactacaggaagtccaaaatgcgcaacagttacttttgcactgtttttcatcacctcagtcaaccgaacaagtgtgtaaatactgcagagaagctaTTATGATGACGAGTAACACTGTGcgtcatctgcttctctcaaatTCCCGAACTCACAatccgccatcttttattgatcatgcaaaatgacctgaacctgcgactgtgacctgctcgtgtagacacagcggtgtcgggcggagtaaattaataattcTAACGCTAcgatttattaaataattcctcaccaatcataatcaagaataacaactgttcagtctgtaaacatacagtacacggtctctctctctctcttcactcccTTCACCAACTTTAATAGACAGCACATTCACATAATTTAAACCCAGGGTTCCCAGATATCATTAGAAAATccactccagtttccatgttttgttttgatttaatcccccaaaaaacacaatattatcagcagacatggcaacactgggGGAAtcgatctaaaactgataaacaaacaaaaataaactattataatgtaaagacagaaaatgtgcttagtgtgctttcatataaaaatagatattataataaattcataaaatataaataaaatgagaaatgaaataacgTTTAATTAcaatgggttgcatttaatatcaatttgacattaagcttggttcgctatttccttagaaagctattagcctttttcctaatatggataatttttgtgttggtctacttttaattaggactctttattgtttaagatatttaaaaataaatattttatgcttgtttttatgcaacagtatctcattgctattattttaattcaattaaccgtgaccatgagcagagagcttacatttaactgtttatgacctcgtgatttaaagcttaaacaaaaaaagattggtatctggatcagtatcggctgtaaaaatcctgatcggcgcatccctaatgaacaccattacaCTACAGCGCTTTGCATGTGACTGGTAAATGAACTCactcaatcacatcctatatgagattattgagatatatacacaatatatacatatatagggAGTCGGGGGTAATGAGAGGTGAATTGAGAGGAGTGAGGAGGGAATCATGGGGTAATGAGGGGAGTGAGGAgggagttggggggggggggggggggtaatgagGGGAGTGAGGAGGTAGTCGGGGGGAAATGGGGGGTGAATCGAGGGGAGTGGTGTAAGTGAGCAGTTGAATGAATGGTAACTGTGCTGTTTGTGTTTCACTGTGTTTGCACAGCTGGCGAACAGCTGGGAGTCGGCCCCGGTGCACATGGCACGTCTGGACCTGCGCTCACTGTTGCAGGATGCTGCCATTGAGGAGGTGTGTTGTGTACACTGCACTgtcactgatttatttacattatggGGGTGGTGGTGATCTCTCATTGTCTGTGTCTcaggtggagatggaggacTTTAACCCATCTGAGATGGATGCTGCAGctgaggagaagaaggaggaagaggatgaggcAGATCTGGTAGGACTTTAATATTTTTGCAAGTTATCTCTATAAACACTGTGTACGTTCTCTGTCCATTCTCCGTAAGCTGCTGAtttaggatttttattttttatgtcctAAAGTGTTGTCTGAATGCTGCTTATGTTGTTTATAAAGAATATTGTTAATTAAACAATGTAGTAGAGTTCATATAAAAAATTCATAATGcactatttttaaataatttgttaaAGTTCGCAAATTAAATACTTTGTTCTGGTTGTCcttgtttttaatgaattaattgtGTGCGATGTTTTGACCTTAATGAGTGACTTACTGCTAATAAGtgctttaaaattttttatatatatatatacatatacacatacacatacacagtcagGCATTATGTTTTTAGACACAGTGGTGTTTTTCACTACTTATAAAGCCCAGATACATCCTAAT
The sequence above is drawn from the Ictalurus punctatus breed USDA103 chromosome 25, Coco_2.0, whole genome shotgun sequence genome and encodes:
- the ylpm1 gene encoding YLP motif-containing protein 1 isoform X2, with the translated sequence MYPAWGGYSGGGPQPQHFSPRSQPFRGPPPPAGGFGGYGAPSPAASSNFSSLHEQHLQQMQQLQQLHQRQLQSVLHYNNNNANTANFSAAPGPAAPPGPAAPPHWTGPPAGFPPPPAHFNPDPAQNRGPPELPPVPPPAPTTSTPTHTSNTATTTTNNAHTSSSSTTTTSTALSDEQQDYWYKQHLQNLLQLKNEKAKQGSSDAASQGNTDMPPVPPPPNEAPPPPPPTEEPPPPPPPDDKPSMVESADPAEAARLQQLQAAAAQWQQVQYHRAGYQYQALMQEHTQLQQILHRYQQVIQQPAHIQSMPVDMQLQHYEMQQQQFAPVLQDWDRHFKLWLDQFQAYPHKDQLQEYEGQWRQWQEQMNSTSAHLNERVTTLRGMKQPYGTGDSYGGMVGPYGQPPPPAPDMGSSMAPNSRDLSSGPPQGTHPTNLPGTNAVELGPPPGLEGPVGPPGTGARQPGPHGRFEGPRGPRFEGPRGPRFEPPSQQRFSGPPRFDVGQRFGMPPRGNQIRLGPPGRFENPLRQSLPSRFERPPGPHLGPPTGPPPLSGGGPPPGPGLSQDKPVPVIQTNSQLGKPDSSQGSVPQSVTTGKNENRTPQPETEQKSMSDDVIDSEDGFFVQSDPIPQSQADKGKKAETVRQAAKEEESKNDTSKTTASTSLSTFVPPTQTPSTGNKTPEAPKNISASQQRPQPQQIPFQPDMPKEPPGKPQVMNQSGPPRALRGRGRGQGPLPLRGRGRGRGQMGRPMGPPSMSDPNYHVEDAPYDQQPPMEEDFGWGDHSQEPHEMIDDQEAHEIWQPEEHHFQKEYYEETEERAPPRGRMDPPEGPQEHWEEEQSEYWEEGDPYWAERRPPMIRHRPSFAPEGPRRPPFQPRFMHHGPRRPPPPLDMERDPHGPPPHMGPRFRRGGPGPWGPPPRHDIRRPPPPPHELLERESPGYHEEMDREPGWPHAHSREPRHLPLPPHEMIERNMRRPPMRPHPMARDRWRRPPHEDPQGAYEQEYGTEFGHEDDGYGRPPSDFRHRDYREDEEFYQSREEWRREHPDCGFPLHPPRRPPPDHLRDDPWREERDGPFSYENEDRIRAERSGPGYADGTLYRERDQEPPFHSRPDWERPPPPPLPERVYPGPTEETRPLYDRNPEHPIAPQSGVPEAPLDQMSPGGTKTVLALSQRQHEIILKAAQELKMIRELQESKKVLGDAPNLESTGLPPEIPAGLLGLEIPPEVKTALQDVSGRLLESGMHQPNQVSDFLHTASAPPPKPTFIAKTVDYGHGHDVGAKVERISYGERIVLRPDPLPSDRPYEKELLGRRDPYYDRRGDPFGDQREYGRDREREIFRDRPPLDYDRDRLERERYSRDERPPPGPPRPAYRERERDVREHSSRSSRDREPYNRPGYERSSYERSLERYDHGASSYGSDRRSYPDEPPPPSVPQRLEKKPETKNVDDILKPPGRANRPDRIVVIMRGLPGSGKSHLAKLIRDKEVEFGGAPPRVLGLDDYFMTEVEKEEKDPDTGKRIKTKVLEYEYEPEMEDTYRNSMLKTFRKTLDDGFFPFIILDAINEKVKYFDQFWSAAKTKGFEVYVAEVSADHQTCAKRNIHGRKLKDITKLANSWESAPVHMARLDLRSLLQDAAIEEVEMEDFNPSEMDAAAEEKKEEEDEADLGYLPKSKWEMDTSEAKLDKLDGLAGGGKRKRDVSAMEDFLQLPDDYASRMSQPGKKRVRWADLEEQKDADRKRAIGFVVGQTDWEKITDESGQLAQRALNRTKYF
- the ylpm1 gene encoding YLP motif-containing protein 1 isoform X1; the encoded protein is MYPAWGGYSGGGPQPQHFSPRSQPFRGPPPPAGGFGGYGAPSPAASSNFSSLHEQHLQQMQQLQQLHQRQLQSVLHYNNNNANTANFSAAPGPAAPPGPAAPPHWTGPPAGFPPPPAHFNPDPAQNRGPPELPPVPPPAPTTSTPTHTSNTATTTTNNAHTSSSSTTTTSTALSDVSTHPEPKAKATDLSAMSLQEQQDYWYKQHLQNLLQLKNEKAKQGSSDAASQGNTDMPPVPPPPNEAPPPPPPTEEPPPPPPPDDKPSMVESADPAEAARLQQLQAAAAQWQQVQYHRAGYQYQALMQEHTQLQQILHRYQQVIQQPAHIQSMPVDMQLQHYEMQQQQFAPVLQDWDRHFKLWLDQFQAYPHKDQLQEYEGQWRQWQEQMNSTSAHLNERVTTLRGMKQPYGTGDSYGGMVGPYGQPPPPAPDMGSSMAPNSRDLSSGPPQGTHPTNLPGTNAVELGPPPGLEGPVGPPGTGARQPGPHGRFEGPRGPRFEGPRGPRFEPPSQQRFSGPPRFDVGQRFGMPPRGNQIRLGPPGRFENPLRQSLPSRFERPPGPHLGPPTGPPPLSGGGPPPGPGLSQDKPVPVIQTNSQLGKPDSSQGSVPQSVTTGKNENRTPQPETEQKSMSDDVIDSEDGFFVQSDPIPQSQADKGKKAETVRQAAKEEESKNDTSKTTASTSLSTFVPPTQTPSTGNKTPEAPKNISASQQRPQPQQIPFQPDMPKEPPGKPQVMNQSGPPRALRGRGRGQGPLPLRGRGRGRGQMGRPMGPPSMSDPNYHVEDAPYDQQPPMEEDFGWGDHSQEPHEMIDDQEAHEIWQPEEHHFQKEYYEETEERAPPRGRMDPPEGPQEHWEEEQSEYWEEGDPYWAERRPPMIRHRPSFAPEGPRRPPFQPRFMHHGPRRPPPPLDMERDPHGPPPHMGPRFRRGGPGPWGPPPRHDIRRPPPPPHELLERESPGYHEEMDREPGWPHAHSREPRHLPLPPHEMIERNMRRPPMRPHPMARDRWRRPPHEDPQGAYEQEYGTEFGHEDDGYGRPPSDFRHRDYREDEEFYQSREEWRREHPDCGFPLHPPRRPPPDHLRDDPWREERDGPFSYENEDRIRAERSGPGYADGTLYRERDQEPPFHSRPDWERPPPPPLPERVYPGPTEETRPLYDRNPEHPIAPQSGVPEAPLDQMSPGGTKTVLALSQRQHEIILKAAQELKMIRELQESKKVLGDAPNLESTGLPPEIPAGLLGLEIPPEVKTALQDVSGRLLESGMHQPNQVSDFLHTASAPPPKPTFIAKTVDYGHGHDVGAKVERISYGERIVLRPDPLPSDRPYEKELLGRRDPYYDRRGDPFGDQREYGRDREREIFRDRPPLDYDRDRLERERYSRDERPPPGPPRPAYRERERDVREHSSRSSRDREPYNRPGYERSSYERSLERYDHGASSYGSDRRSYPDEPPPPSVPQRLEKKPETKNVDDILKPPGRANRPDRIVVIMRGLPGSGKSHLAKLIRDKEVEFGGAPPRVLGLDDYFMTEVEKEEKDPDTGKRIKTKVLEYEYEPEMEDTYRNSMLKTFRKTLDDGFFPFIILDAINEKVKYFDQFWSAAKTKGFEVYVAEVSADHQTCAKRNIHGRKLKDITKLANSWESAPVHMARLDLRSLLQDAAIEEVEMEDFNPSEMDAAAEEKKEEEDEADLGYLPKSKWEMDTSEAKLDKLDGLAGGGKRKRDVSAMEDFLQLPDDYASRMSQPGKKRVRWADLEEQKDADRKRAIGFVVGQTDWEKITDESGQLAQRALNRTKYF